A genomic region of Populus nigra chromosome 11, ddPopNigr1.1, whole genome shotgun sequence contains the following coding sequences:
- the LOC133706352 gene encoding uncharacterized protein LOC133706352 isoform X4: MATELEELVGFLSSPSPPVKKAAVEIVRDLTGSEDGLLSLSKHASTVLPSLSQLLKDKMEVSEPAAEALINLSLNSNLAAKMVEMGMIKTAMDVLYKPDSSITRLLVMLLVNLTQLDSGIVSLLRIEDEKMQGLFVMKLVRSFCRSSDKTRDDPFDHVGSILVNISKKEAGRKMLLDSKRGLLKQILRQFDSTSPLWKKGVFGTLRNCCFEAENQLQNLLLITEFLWPALLLPVAGKRGDCARRPRT; encoded by the exons ATGGCCACGGAGCTTGAAGAACTGGTGGGCTTTCTTTCCTCTCCTTCCCCACCT GTGAAGAAGGCAGCTGTTGAAATAGTTCGAGACTTAACTGGATCCGAGGATGGGTTACTGTCTCTTTCCAAGCATGCCAGTACTGTGCTTCCTTCATTATCTCAGCTTCTTAAGGATAAAATG GAGGTTTCTGAACCTGCAGCAGAAGCTCTTATTAATCTTTCACTCAACTCGAATTTAGCTGCAAAGATGGTTGAAATGGGGATGATTAAAACAGCCATGGATGTATTGTATAAACCAGATAGTAGCATTACTCGGTTGCTGGTAATGCTACTAGTTAACCTTACTCAATTGGATTCTGGTATTGTGTCCTTGCTTCGG ATTGAGGATGAGAAGATGCAAGGGCTATTTGTTATGAAGCTGGTGAGATCATTTTGTAGATCCTCTGACAAAACTAGAG ATGATCCGTTTGATCATGTTGGTTCCATTCTTGTGAACATTTCGAAGAAAGAAGCTGGAAGGAAGATGTTACTAGACTCTAAGAGAGGGTTGCTGAAGCAGATTCTCCGACAATTTGATTCAACAAGTCCATTATGGAAGAAAGGG GTTTTTGGAACACTCCGCAACTGTTGTTTTGAAGCTGAGAATCAACTTCAGAATTTGCTTTTGATAACTGAGTTTCTTTGGCCAGCTCTACTTCTTCCTGTTGCTGGTAAAAGG GGAGATTGTGCAAGGAGACCCAGAACATAG
- the LOC133706256 gene encoding basic leucine zipper 61-like translates to MAQLPPKIPNVTPSWPDFSHKQLPIIGIMETSPPRDANIITAIVTNPSWVDEFLGFSSTRRGTHRRSVSDSIALREEAPSMLEKCHATGAPGLGSGHNSSSDFDKFDDEQLMSMFNDDISNAVAAPNSSSTPSSPSDHNSINDEKEAIGVASKHEQQHKVRNENDEGQSPSEWETPTTVSSATDPATTSNERKIDPKRVKRILANRQSAQRSRVRKLQYISELERCVTSLQGEVSVLSPRVAYLDHRRLLLNVDNSALKQRIAALAQDKIFKDAHQDALKREIERLRQVYHQQNLKMENTSPPSASSTPSNGPTTHTTDKEQQLFQV, encoded by the exons ATGGCACAATTACCTCCAAAAATACCAAACGTGACACCAAGTTGGCCCGATTTTTCTCATAAACAATTACCAATAATTGGCATTATGGAGACATCACCACCCCGTGATGCTAATATCATCACCGCCATTGTTACAAACCCTTCGTGGGTTGACGAATTTCTCGGCTTCTCGTCGACGAGACGTGGGACACATAGGAGGTCGGTGAGTGACTCCATTGCACTCCGGGAAGAAGCACCATCGATGTTAGAGaaatgtcatgccacgggtgcACCGGGATTAGGGTCGGGACATAACAGCAGCTCTGACTTTGACAAGTTTGATGATGAACAGCTTATGTCCATGTTTAACGATGATATCTCCAATGCTGTGGCAGCTCCTAATTCTAGCTCAACACCTTCTTCGCCGTCTGATCACAACAGCATTAATGATGAGAAAGAAGCTATAGGAGTGGCGTCTAAGCATGAGCAGCAGCACAAGGTGAGGAATGAGAATGATGAAGGGCAAAGTCCATCTGAATGGGAGACACCGACTACTGTCTCATCTGCCACCGATCCTGCTACTACTTCTAATGAACGGAAAATCGATCCCAAGAGAGTTAAGAG AATCTTGGCAAACAGACAATCTGCTCAAAGATCACGGGTGAGAAAGCTGCAGTACATATCTGAGCTTGAACGCTGTGTAACATCATTGCAA GGTGAAGTTTCAGTGTTGTCACCAAGGGTTGCATATCTAGACCATCGAAGGTTGCTTCTAAATGTTGACAACAGTGCTCTTAAGCAAAGAATCGCTGCACTGGCTCAAGATAAGATTTTCAAAGATG CTCATCAAGATGCATTGAAGAGGGAAATAGAGAGGCTAAGACAAGTGTATCATCAACAGAACCTCAAGATGGAAAATACTTCACCACCATCAGCATCATCAACCCCATCAAATGGCCCCACAACTCATACTACCGATAAAGAACAGCAGCTATTTCAAGTTTAG
- the LOC133668653 gene encoding glutamate receptor 2.7-like: MIPSRKLRVFLILFLSSSLSNGMSKVDSTVDPFAMGIKPRKFSLGGIVDCTTRAGKEERVAMEMALHDFYSNATQRPRLCVKDSKGDSFRAASSAKTLIKKHNVEAIIGLGTSQEAILVAELGNRYEVPIISMVNEVPVWASLRWPFLINAARNQLSQMKAIAAIVQSWQWRRVNVIYEENKVNSIIPHLFAALQDADAEISELLPFPPSPPYRFLSEKLVSLRNGQCRVFIVHTSATLARSIFREAKKLEMMEEEYVWITTDSTSDYFDTFNNSVISSMQGALGVKSYISSSSKRIKDFRSRFQVMFSSQFPEEPFPEPGISALQAYDATWAVALAMEGRPSSKSFGNSTSITPIASMGGTSLLNRILASKFEGLTGHICFINGMLHPAARIFTLVNVVGISTELGYWTEGYGFSKTVGANIHYNKSITVLRQIIWPGGPWSAPRGWASAAGGKRLKIVVPSGNNHKEFINVSYDGPGGSIRVTGFVIDVFNATLSRLPYALPCDFTGYDGSYDAMVYQVYNQSFDAAIGDTAILANRSKYAEFSQPFTEPGVQMVVYQESKKINKVRLFLKPFTGKLWISIAAITVYNGFVVWLIERQKDNPDFSGSWWKQISTMLSTSFITLFSLKGEGLHSNLSRMVMVAWLFVALITTQSFTANLSSLITLQQLNESPVTIDTLKKSSAKVGCDADSFVVAYLRNVLYIQDENIVRIRNEEEYAAALINGSIAAAFLEIPYIKAFLAKNCNGFTTSGPIYKVGGFGFVFPKNSPYIPDISQAVVNISETLIDLLLQISLNNSECSASNSDDHASIGLTPFIGPFLVTIVTSSIALLLLYLPSICQIWREHWPFNNDEQEPQQELELQRSWRHDRRFDEQILFASEMENRGAWQ, encoded by the exons ATGATTCCATCTAGAAAACTGCGAGTCTTCTTGATCCTCTTTCTATCATCTTCTTTGTCGAATGGAATGTCTAAAGTAGACAGTACTGTTGATCCTTTTGCCATGGGAATCAAACCTCGCAAATTCAGTTTAGGTGGTATTGTAGATTGCACAACTCGTGCCGGGAAAGAAGAGAGAGTGGCCATGGAGATGGCACTCCATGACTTTTACAGCAACGCTACCCAGCGGCCCCGACTGTGTGTCAAAGACTCGAAAGGGGATTCCTTCCGAGCAGCCTCCTCTG CTAAAACCCTTATCAAAAAGCACAATGTAGAAGCTATTATAGGCTTGGGAACTTCTCAAGAGGCTATCCTTGTTGCTGAGCTTGGCAACAGATATGAAGTCCCTATCATTTCGATGGTAAATGAAGTTCCAGTTTGGGCCTCTTTACGTTGGCCTTTTCTGATTAATGCAGCTCGCAACCAGCTCTCACAGATGAAAGCTATAGCAGCTATAGTTCAGAGTTGGCAATGGCGGAGAGTAAATGTCATTtatgaagaaaacaaagttaATAGCATCATACCACATCTCTTCGCTGCTCTTCAAGATGCAGATGCAGAAATCAGTGAACTACTGCCTTTCCCCCCCTCACCTCCATACCGTTTTTTATCTGAAAAACTGGTGTCTCTTAGAAACGGGCAGTGCCGGGTGTTCATCGTTCACACTAGTGCAACACTGGCGAGAAGCATTTTCAGGGAAGCGAAGAAATTGGAAATGATGGAAGAAGAATATGTATGGATCACCACAGACTCCACATCAGactattttgatacatttaatAATTCGGTCATTTCATCAATGCAAGGTGCCTTGGGTGTTAAGAGCTACATTTCCAGTTCCAGTAAAAGAATCAAAGATTTTCGCTCAAGATTTCAGGTGATGTTCAGCTCTCAATTTCCTGAAGAGCCATTTCCAGAGCCAGGGATTTCTGCCTTACAGGCCTATGATGCAACGTGGGCTGTTGCTCTTGCAATGGAAGGAAGACCTAGTTCGAAAAGTTTCGGAAATTCTACAAGTATCACTCCTATAGCTTCAATGGGTGGAACAAGTTTGTTGAACAGAATCTTAGCTTCTAAATTTGAGGGCTTAACTGGTcatatatgttttataaatgGCATGTTGCATCCTGCGGCACGAATCTTTACTCTAGTCAATGTTGTAGGGATAAGTACTGAACTCGGGTATTGGACTGAGGGCTATGGTTTCTCAAAGACTGTTGGTGCAAACATCCATTACAACAAGTCAATAACAGTTTTAAGGCAGATCATTTGGCCTGGAGGGCCTTGGTCAGCTCCTCGCGGATGGGCATCAGCAGCAGGAGGCAAGAGACTAAAAATAGTAGTTCCATCAGGAAATAATCACAAGGAATTCATAAATGTATCATATGATGGTCCTGGGGGTAGTATAAGAGTTACAGGATTTGTAATTGATGTCTTCAACGCCACTCTCTCTCGGTTGCCCTATGCTTTGCCATGTGATTTCACCGGGTATGATGGCTCCTATGATGCCATGGTATACCAAGTTTATAATCAG TCTTTTGATGCAGCAATAGGAGACACGGCCATTTTGGCCAACCGTAGTAAATATGCAGAGTTCTCTCAACCTTTCACTGAGCCAGGTGTGCAGATGGTGGTGTATCAGGaaagtaagaaaataaataaagttcgGTTGTTCTTGAAGCCATTTACAGGAAAATTGTGGATCAGCATTGCAGCCATTACTGTGTATAATGGATTTGTTGTATGGTTGATTGAACGGCAGAAAGATAATCCAGATTTCAGTGGCTCTTGGTGGAAACAAATTTCAACCATGCTTTCAACATCTTTCATTACACTTTTTTCACTCAAAG GTGAAGGATTGCACAGCAATTTGTCTCGGATGGTGATGGTTGCCTGGCTTTTTGTGGCCTTGATTACTACTCAAAGTTTTACAGCTAATTTATCATCCTTGATTACCCTTCAACAACTGAATGAGAGTCCCGTCACCATAGATACATTAAAGAAGAGCAGTGCAAAAGTTGGGTGCGATGCAGACTCCTTTGTAGTGGCATATTTGAGAAATGTCTTGTACATCCAAGATGAAAATATCGTCCGAATTCGAAACGAGGAAGAGTATGCTGCAGCTCTTATAAATGGAAGTATAGCCGCAGCATTTCTAGAAATTCCATACATCAAGGCCTTCTTGGCTAAAAATTGCAATGGCTTCACAACTTCAGGACCAATATACAAAGTTGGAGGTTTTGGATTT GTTTTCCCAAAGAATTCTCCATATATTCCTGACATCTCCCAAGCTGTTGTTAACATATCAGAGACACTTATTGACTTGCTTCTTCAAATTTCTTTGAACAACTCCGAGTGCTCAGCTTCAAATTCTGACGACCATGCAAGTATCGGACTCACTCCCTTCATTGGACCATTTCTGGTTACTATAGTAACATCCTCAattgctcttcttcttctttacctTCCTTCTATTTGCCAAATCTGGAGAGAGCACTGGCCCTTTAATAATGATGAACAAGAGCCTCAACAGGAACTAGAACTACAACGGTCATGGCGGCATGATCGCAGGTTTGACGAACAAATTCTATTTGCATCTGAAATGGAAAATCGGGGTGCCTGGCAATAA